The proteins below are encoded in one region of Hemiscyllium ocellatum isolate sHemOce1 chromosome 3, sHemOce1.pat.X.cur, whole genome shotgun sequence:
- the mrpl14 gene encoding large ribosomal subunit protein uL14m, whose translation MALYRKTIVPFTRATEIMNQMFSTSAACTAIQKMTRVRVVDNSSLGNTPYHRPPKCIHVYTKNGIGKVGDKILLAIKGQKKKALIVGHRMPGPRMTPRFDSNNVVLIEDNGNPTGTRIKVPIPTSLRRLEGDYSKVLAIAQKFV comes from the exons ATGGCTCTCTACAGGAAAACCATCGTACCATTTACTCGTGCAACAGAAATAATGAACCAAATGTTCAG TACTTCAGCAGCCTGTACAGCCATACAGAAAATGACCAGAGTACGGGTAGTGGACAACAGTTCTCTTGGCAACACCCCTTACCATAGACCACCCAAATGCATCCATGTGTATACCAAAAATGGAATTGGCAAAGTCGGAGACAAAATATTATTGGCAATCAAAGGGCAGAAGAAGAAGGCATTGATTGTAGGTCATCGGATGCCTGGTCCAAGGATGACACCTAGATTTGACTCCAACAACGTGGTGCTCATTGAAGATAATGGGAACCCAACAGGGACACGTATCAAAGTACCAATCCCCACTAGCCTGCGTCGGTTGGAAGGTGATTATTCCAAAGTTTTGGCAATTGCTCAGAAATTTGTCTGA